Proteins co-encoded in one Aspergillus flavus chromosome 2, complete sequence genomic window:
- a CDS encoding acetolactate synthase — translation MEFRSGESANPRKRPHRADDENVEDSGTATAAEGFFEALSEAGVTNCFVNLGSDHPAMLEAMIKAKQENSSKFPTIITCPSELVALSAALGYAQVTGIPQCVIVHVDCGTLAMGQSIHNASVGRVPVLCFAGLSPFTQNGELLGSRTEFIHWLQDVPDQAAILRQYCRYSGEIKTGRNIKEMVYRALHFAMSDSKGPVYLTAAREVLEEHVDRRFLGEEILSPIVPSALPESEVELIGSTLINAKKPLVIAGYLGRNPQAPPLLAELCDKLPISVLESVGSDMSMRTDHEAYLGVTITTHPAVCEADVILILDCDVPWIPTAGKPQKGTTVFHLDVDPLKQQMPLFSINATRRLKVSCEIALRQLNAYIDKQGIEKTNYATAFEARANRYLRRKENLRALESPSQDGAIRVPYLASRLRHHLPEDTVYLVEAVSNAGLIIQHLNLTQPGTLVGSGAGGLGWGGGAALGVKLAKPGAFICAIVGDGTFLFSQMESVYWIARRYDLPFLLVVLNNGGWNAPKVSALLVHQDGLSSKSNRRDLNISFEPSPDYPGIATAAGTAWGITVKEQEKLDSAIQEAANVVRGGKCAVIEVSVPSIWKEN, via the exons ATGGAATTTAGAAGTGGAGAGTCGGCGAACCCTAGAAAAAGGCCACATCGTGCTGACGATGAGAATGTTGAAGATAGTGGGACGGCCACGGCTGCGGAAGGCTTCTTTGAAGCGCTTT CGGAGGCTGGCGTTACCAATTGTTTTGTCAATCT AGGAAGCGATCATCCGGCCATGTTGGAAGCGATGATCAAGGCAAAGCAAG AAAATTCGTCCAAATTCCCGACGATAATCACTTGTCCCTCAGAATTAGTCGCCCTGTCAGCTGCTCTAGGGTATGCTCAGGTCACGGGAATTCCG CAATGTGTCATTGTGCACGTGGACTGTGGTACTCTCGCTATGGGACAATCCATCCATAACGCCTCAGTGGGCAGGGTGCCTGTTTTATGTTTTGCTGGACTAAGCCCCTTCACCCAGAATGGCGAGCTTCTCGGCTCAAGGACGGA GTTCATTCATTGGTTGCAAGATGTGCCCGACCAGGCGGCAATTCTTCGGCAGTATTGCAGGTACTCTGGTGAGATCAAGACTGGCCGTAATATCAAAGAGATGGTCTATAGAGCTTTGCATTTTGCAATGTCCGACTCCAAGGGACCAGTATATCTTACGGCAGCGAGAGAGGTCCTCGAAGAA CACGTGGACAGGCGATTCCTTGGGGAGGAGATACTCAGTCCAATTGTTCCCAGCGCATTGCCTGAATCAG AGGTTGAATTGATTGGAAGCACGCTCATAAACGCCAAGAAACCACTTGTTATCGCAGGGTATCTCGGTCGTAATCCGCAAGCGCCACCATTGTTAGCAGAGCTTTGCGACAAGCTACCAATAAGCGTTCTTGAGTCAGTTGGGTCCGACATGTCCATGCGTACAGATCATGAAGCCTATCTTGGTGTTACCATTACCACACACCCGGCGGTCTGCGAGGCGGATGTAATCTTGATCCTGGACTGCGACGTACCTTGGATTCCTACTGCTGGAAAACCACAGAAGG GCACGACAGTCTTTCACCTTGATGTCGATCCCCTGAAGCAACAAATGCCAC TATTCTCGATCAACGCAACCCGCAGGCTGAAAGTTAGTTGTGAGATTGCACTCCGGCAACTAAACGCCTATATCGATAAGCAAGGCATTGAAAAGACGAATTATGCTACGGCATTCGAGGCACGCGCGAATCGTTACTTGCGCCGGAAAGAGAATCTACGAGCCTTGGAGTCTCCTTCACAGGACGGCGCGATCCGTGTTCCATACCTCGCCTCCAGACTGCGACACCACCTTCCGGAAGATACTGTTTACCTTGTTGAAGCCGTCAGCAACGCAGGTCTAATCATTCAGCACCTTAACTTGACACAG CCAGGAACACTCGTCGGAAGCGGCGCCGGTGGCCTCGGGTGGGGAGGCGGAGCGGCATTAGGTGTCAAGCTGGCCAAGCCCGGCGCATTCATCTGTGCAAT CGTTGGGGATGGAACATTCCTCTTCTCGCAAATGGAGAGTGTCTACTGGATTGCTAGGCGGTATGATCTCCCATTTCTCCTAGTTGTGCTAAACAATGGAGGATGGAACGCACCGAAGGTGTCCGCATTGCTTGTGCACCAGGATGGGTTGTCTTCAAAGTCGAATAGGCGAG ATCTTAATATATCATTCGAGCCATCACCTGATTACCCAGGGATTGCCACTGCGGCAGGTACGGCTTGGGGTATTACAgtgaaagaacaagaaaagctAGACTCAGCTATTCAAGAAGCTGCCAATGTAGTCCGAGGAGGCAAATGTGCAGTCATTGAAGTTTC AGTTCCGTCGATttggaaagaaaattga
- a CDS encoding heterokaryon incompatibility protein-domain-containing protein, whose amino-acid sequence MLFHACNQMGMQYLWVDPLCINQSDETEKMNQINQMDRIYACALCTLVALAGKDSNYGLPGVTRPRSWAHETVQIGDLTLATRAPSLATCIDCSTWSTRGWTLQEAMLSPRLLYFTEYGTYQEYPDPGVKFESNALCEPVTTYNFPTVDKHWSVVEQYTTRHLTFPSDALCAISAVLRAMHGDEGVYYGLPISQMDQAVVWVPTGNGSNTKRDRFPSGSWVSHDGNIMHPHVLAGLAIWMTPKHGSKSGLSICKPEARIGRSSFGTRNAIDIAAAWLEGCISSQFPIDPWFNSETVYALDARWPTYEAFWVDAFGGFANDNINLIEHCELAPGHILVYGQVAQFTLDTCKFGKRRDMFIIRSRAGIPSGAIWISAYNETAPMNTTREFVALSIGDGAILGPALDLAFEKRFTENPDLDDFELQYLYGNAEILPVLNAMMVERNPESNIARRLGIGTIFLKEWADADREFKTLVLE is encoded by the coding sequence ATGCTTTTTCATGCCTGCAACCAAATGGGAATGCAATATCTTTGGGTTGATCCGCTTTGCATCAACCAGAGCGATGAAACTGAAAAGATGAACCAGATAAACCAAATGGATCGTATTTACGCATGCGCTCTTTGCACATTAGTTGCATTGGCAGGCAAAGATTCAAACTATGGCTTACCGGGAGTAACTAGGCCTCGCTCCTGGGCTCATGAGACCGTGCAGATAGGTGATCTCACTCTAGCTACCCGAGCACCAAGTCTGGCAACGTGTATAGACTGCAGCACGTGGTCTACGAGAGGATGGACCCTTCAAGAAGCAATGCTTTCCCCACGGCTTCTCTACTTTACTGAGTATGGCACTTACCAGGAGTATCCAGATCCAGGAGTGAAGTTCGAGTCCAACGCACTCTGCGAGCCTGTTACAACATATAACTTTCCAACAGTAGACAAGCATTGGAGTGTAGTGGAACAGTACACGACCCGACATTTAACATTTCCATCCGACGCTCTGTGTGCCATCTCTGCAGTCTTACGCGCGATGCATGGAGATGAAGGCGTTTATTATGGGTTACCAATTTCCCAGATGGACCAAGCTGTTGTCTGGGTGCCCACAGGCAACGGTTCGAATACCAAGAGAGACAGATTTCCTTCTGGGTCATGGGTGTCTCATGACGGGAACATAATGCATCCGCATGTGTTAGCTGGACTCGCAATCTGGATGACTCCCAAGCATGGATCAAAAAGTGGGCTTAGCATCTGTAAGCCTGAGGCTCGGATAGGGAGGTCCAGTTTTGGTACACGCAATGCAATTGATATAGCAGCAGCCTGGCTGGAAGGCTGCATCTCAAGCCAATTCCCAATTGACCCGTGGTTCAATAGTGAGACAGTCTATGCTCTGGATGCTAGGTGGCCGACGTATGAGGCGTTCTGGGTGGATGCCTTTGGTGGATTCGCAAATGATAACATCAACCTTATAGAACACTGCGAGCTGGCTCCCGGCCACATCCTTGTCTATGGCCAGGTCGCACAGTTTACATTGGACACCTGCAAGTTTGGTAAAAGGCGCGACATGTTCATCATCCGGTCCAGAGCTGGAATACCATCTGGTGCCATTTGGATATCCGCATATAACGAAACCGCGCCTATGAACACCACTAGAGAATTTGTTGCATTATCAATAGGAGACGGGGCAATTTTGGGTCCTGCCTTAGACTTGGCATTTGAGAAGAGATTTACAGAGAACCCCGACCTGGACGATTTTGAGTTACAATACCTGTACGGGAATGCAGAAATCCTTCCTGTTTTGAATGCAATGATGGTTGAAAGAAACCCAGAGTCTAATATCGCCCGCCGCCTTGGGATAGGGACGATATTTCTCAAGGAATGGGCCGATGCAGATCGAGAGTTCAAAACCCTTGTTCTTGAATGA
- a CDS encoding DUF427 domain protein: MPTAKATFNGTLLAETSTWEEVEGNIYFPPSAIKDSLFAKSDHTTYCGWKGDAKYFSIVLGDVTVPNAAWYYPEPFDKAKHIKDFVAFYPNKVDVKVE, from the exons ATGCCCACTGCAAAAGCAACCTTTAACGGTACTCTCCTCGCCGAAACTTCCACATGGGAGGAAGTCGAAGGAAACATTTAT TTTCCCCCATCGGCAATCAAGGACTCCCTTTTCGCGAAGTCGGACCACACGACATATTGTGGGTGGAAGGGCGATGCAAAATACTTTTCTATTGTCCTTGGAG ACGTGACGGTTCCAAATGCGGCGTGGTATTATCCAGAGCCGTTTGACAAGGCGAAGCATATCAAGGATTTTGTAGCTTTTT ATCCTAATAAGGTCGACGTTAAGGTTGAATGA
- a CDS encoding putative MFS monocarboxylate transporter codes for MAKGSSAPPNQKPPSEYTPRACLTILGSFTGLFCTVGFMNSFGVFQEYYGKEQLADKSESTIAWLGAISIFCIFFISVFSGRLLDVFGPTFMLCIGSLGTVFSLMMVSLCKEFYQFILAQGILLGVSLALLACPMLALVGQHIKVKRGAALGIVLGGSSLGGVMWPIAINELLQKPNIGFGWTMRIVAFIMIPLLSVSCICCRPPKTSPPPTQRPASDEEVTITETKASAPKTDYSVLKKPSLQLSCLAFFIIYFGMFSPFFFTTSYAVAEGFSTDLAFYTISIVNGASFFGRVLPGIVADRYGKFNCCIVATFFSGIIALCWTKATSVAGLVMFSLAYGFASGAILSLQQACAAQVATPQTIGLTMGTVMAATSFSAMAGVPISGELAGKYGYLALSIYSGVSLLVGSVLLAAARFVQSRKLLDVV; via the exons ATGGCCAAGGGCAGCTCAGCACCACCAAACCAGAAACCTCCCAGCGAGTATAC ACCGCGGGCATGTTTAACAATTCTAGGTTCATTTACCGGTCTGTTCTGCACAGTTGGATTTATGAACTCGTTCGGGGTGTTTCAAGAATACTATGGGAAAGAGCAGCTCGCCGACAAGTCCGAATCAACGATTGCATGGCTCGGTGCAATTAGTATCTTCTGtattttcttcatctcagtGTTCTCTGGCCGATTGCTTGATGTTTTTGGACCTACT TTTATGCTCTGTATAGGCTCGCTAGGCACCGTGTTCTCACTCATGATGGTGTCGCTCTGCAAGGAGTTCTACCAGTTTATTCTCGCGCAAGGAATCCTTCTCGGCGTATCGCTCGCACTGCTAGCGTGCCCAATGCTTGCCCTCGTGGGACAACACATCAAGGTGAAGCGTGGCGCAGCGCTGGGTATAGTCCTCGGTGGCTCTTCTCTCGGGGGCGTGATGTGGCCTATCGCCATCAACGAACTACTTCAGAAACCGAACATTGGATTTGGATGGACAATGCGGATTGTCGCGTTTATAATGATTCCCCTATTATCTGTCTCCTGTATCTGCTGTCGGCCACCCAAGACAAGCCCCCCTCCGACTCAACGGCCTGCGTCTGATGAAGAGGTCACGATAACCGAGACCAAAGCATCCGCCCCTAAAACTGACTATTCCGTTCTAAAAAAGCCCAGCCTCCAGCTATCCTGCCTCGCCTTTTTCATCATCTATTTCGGAATGTtttctccatttttctttactACCTCCTACGCAGTCGCAGAAGGGTTCTCAACCGACCTGGCGTTTTATACCATCTCGATCGTTAACGGTGCTTCATTCTTCGGTCGTGTCCTTCCTGGTATTGTCGCGGATCGGTATGGAAAGTTCAACTGCTGCATCGTGGCTACTTTCTTCTCCGGCATTATCGCGCTCTGCTGGACGAAAGCGACTTCCGTAGCTGGCTTGGTTATGTTTTCTCTCGCATATGGATTTGCATCAGGG GCCATCCTTTCCCTACAGCAAGCCTGCGCTGCGCAAGTCGCCACGCCACAAACAATCGGGTTGACCATGGGTACCGTCATGGCAGCCACATCTTTCTC AGCCATGGCTGGAGTCCCTATTAGTGGTGAACTGGCAGGCAAATACGGGTATCTGGCATTGTCGATCTACTCCGGCGTGAGTCTTTTGGTAGGGAGTGTTCTGTTGGCGGCGGCGAGGTTCGTCCAAAGTAGGAAGTTGCTTGATGTTGTGTAG